From a region of the Takifugu flavidus isolate HTHZ2018 chromosome 18, ASM371156v2, whole genome shotgun sequence genome:
- the cyth4a gene encoding cytohesin-1 isoform X2 translates to MAISRKDSFLWGKAPQKLPPRQKAQSELPDDIQKLRLEIHPIASELHPDISQQTKNVARNRKFLRGKKKFNMSPKKGIQYLVDNGLLDHRAEPVAEFLYKEEGLNKTAIGSFLGEKEELNLETLKVFVGLHEFSDLNLVQALRQFLWSFRLPGEAQKIDRMMEAFATRYCECNHSVFQSTDTCYILSFAIIMLNTTLHNPNVKDKPNLQRFVSMNRGINNGEDLPTEMLTKLYASIRNEPLTFPEDDGNDLTLTFFNPDREGWLLKMGGRVKTWKRRWFILTDSCLYYFEYTTDQDPIGIIPLENLCVRKLQDSSKQDKRSRPVRWRGGGEWCRANTSHTR, encoded by the exons ATGGCCATAAGCAGGAAAGACAGCTTCCTCTGGGGAAAAG CTCCTCAGAAACTGCCCCCCAGGCAGAAAGCCCAGTCTGAGCTGCCGGATGACATTCAG AAGCTCAGGCTGGAGATCCATCCCATCGCCTCAGAACTCCACCCTGATATCAGCCAGCAGAC GAAAAATGTTGCCAGGAACAGAAAATTTTTACGTGGGAAAAAGAAATTCAACATGAGCCCCAAAAAG GGGATCCAGTACCTGGTGGACAACGGACTTCTGGATCACAGAGCTGAGCCCGTGGCCGAGTTTCTTTACAAAGAGGAGGGCCTGAACAAGACCGCCATCGGCAGTTTCCTGGGAGAGAA AGAGGAGTTGAACCTGGAGACCCTGAAGGTCTTTGTGGGCCTGCATGAGTTCTCGGACCTGAATCTGGTACAGGCCCTCAG ACAGTTTCTGTGGAGTTTCCGTCTCCCCGGAGAAGCTCAGAAGATTGACAGGATGATGGAGGCCTTTGCAACCCGTTACTGTGAATGTAACCACAGCGTCTTCCAGTCCACCG ACACGTGCTACATCCTGTCCTTCGCCATCATCATGCTCAACACCACCCTCCACAACCCCAACGTGAAGGACAAGCCCAACCTGCAGCGCTTCGTCTCCATGAACCGAGGGATCAACAACGGAGAAGACCTTCCCACAGAGATGCTAACG aaaCTCTACGCCAGCATCCGCAACGAGCCTTTAACGTTCCCAGAGGACGACGGGAATGACCTCACGCTGACGTTCTTCAACCCCGACAGGGAAGGGTGGCTCCTGAAAATGG GAGGTCGAGTTAAAACCTGGAAGAGGAGGTGGTTCATTCTGACGGACAGCTGTCTCTACTACTTTGAATACACCACG GATCAAGACCCGATCGGGATCATTCCTCTGGAGAACCTGTGTGTCAGGAAGCTCCAGGACTCCAGCAAACAG GACAAAAGATCAAGGCCTGTAAgatggaggggcgggggggagtGGTGCAGGGCAAACACCAGTCATACACGCTGA
- the cyth4a gene encoding cytohesin-1 isoform X1, with amino-acid sequence MAISRKDSFLWGKAPQKLPPRQKAQSELPDDIQKLRLEIHPIASELHPDISQQTKNVARNRKFLRGKKKFNMSPKKGIQYLVDNGLLDHRAEPVAEFLYKEEGLNKTAIGSFLGEKEELNLETLKVFVGLHEFSDLNLVQALRQFLWSFRLPGEAQKIDRMMEAFATRYCECNHSVFQSTDTCYILSFAIIMLNTTLHNPNVKDKPNLQRFVSMNRGINNGEDLPTEMLTKLYASIRNEPLTFPEDDGNDLTLTFFNPDREGWLLKMGGRVKTWKRRWFILTDSCLYYFEYTTDQDPIGIIPLENLCVRKLQDSSKQYCLELYNPTGQKIKACKMEGRGGVVQGKHQSYTLSAASEDERDSWIHAISASVTKNPLYDLVCVRRRKVVGSTSSND; translated from the exons ATGGCCATAAGCAGGAAAGACAGCTTCCTCTGGGGAAAAG CTCCTCAGAAACTGCCCCCCAGGCAGAAAGCCCAGTCTGAGCTGCCGGATGACATTCAG AAGCTCAGGCTGGAGATCCATCCCATCGCCTCAGAACTCCACCCTGATATCAGCCAGCAGAC GAAAAATGTTGCCAGGAACAGAAAATTTTTACGTGGGAAAAAGAAATTCAACATGAGCCCCAAAAAG GGGATCCAGTACCTGGTGGACAACGGACTTCTGGATCACAGAGCTGAGCCCGTGGCCGAGTTTCTTTACAAAGAGGAGGGCCTGAACAAGACCGCCATCGGCAGTTTCCTGGGAGAGAA AGAGGAGTTGAACCTGGAGACCCTGAAGGTCTTTGTGGGCCTGCATGAGTTCTCGGACCTGAATCTGGTACAGGCCCTCAG ACAGTTTCTGTGGAGTTTCCGTCTCCCCGGAGAAGCTCAGAAGATTGACAGGATGATGGAGGCCTTTGCAACCCGTTACTGTGAATGTAACCACAGCGTCTTCCAGTCCACCG ACACGTGCTACATCCTGTCCTTCGCCATCATCATGCTCAACACCACCCTCCACAACCCCAACGTGAAGGACAAGCCCAACCTGCAGCGCTTCGTCTCCATGAACCGAGGGATCAACAACGGAGAAGACCTTCCCACAGAGATGCTAACG aaaCTCTACGCCAGCATCCGCAACGAGCCTTTAACGTTCCCAGAGGACGACGGGAATGACCTCACGCTGACGTTCTTCAACCCCGACAGGGAAGGGTGGCTCCTGAAAATGG GAGGTCGAGTTAAAACCTGGAAGAGGAGGTGGTTCATTCTGACGGACAGCTGTCTCTACTACTTTGAATACACCACG GATCAAGACCCGATCGGGATCATTCCTCTGGAGAACCTGTGTGTCAGGAAGCTCCAGGACTCCAGCAAACAG taTTGTCTGGAGTTGTATAATCCAACAGGACAAAAGATCAAGGCCTGTAAgatggaggggcgggggggagtGGTGCAGGGCAAACACCAGTCATACACGCTGAGCGCCGCCAGCGAGGACGAGCGCGACAGCTGGATCCACGCCATCAG TGCGAGCGTCACCAAAAACCCTCTGTAcgacctggtgtgtgtgaggaggaggaaggtggtcGGCTCCACGTCCTCAAACGACTGA